The Hyphomicrobiales bacterium genome has a window encoding:
- the ocd gene encoding Ornithine cyclodeaminase — protein MIQQLNVVPFVSVDHMMKLVHAIGIERMLSEIAGYIEDDFRRWEIFDKTPRIASHSLEGVIELMPTSDGKLYGFKYVNGHPKNMKAGLQTVTAFGLLSDVATGYPVLLSEMTFLTALRTAAMSAVAAKHLAPKNAATMAIIGNGAQSEFQAFAFRAILGIENLRLYDVDPAATEKCARNLARHGFKITRCATAMEAVEGADIVTTVTADKQYATILTDNMVGAGIHINAVGGDCPGKTEIHRDVLLRSSIFVEYPPQTRIEGDIQQLDADHPVEELWKVITGAAQGRTDARQITMFDSVGFAIEDFSALRYVYERIREAGTYAELDLIADPDDSRDLFGMLMRAAPGAAAAA, from the coding sequence ATGATTCAGCAGCTCAACGTCGTGCCTTTCGTCAGCGTCGACCACATGATGAAGCTGGTCCATGCGATCGGTATCGAGCGGATGCTGTCCGAGATCGCGGGCTATATCGAGGACGATTTCCGGCGCTGGGAGATCTTCGACAAGACGCCGCGCATCGCCTCGCACAGCCTCGAAGGCGTGATCGAGCTGATGCCGACCAGCGACGGCAAGCTCTACGGCTTCAAATACGTCAACGGCCACCCGAAGAACATGAAGGCCGGCCTGCAGACGGTCACCGCCTTCGGCCTGCTCTCGGATGTCGCGACCGGCTATCCCGTCCTGCTCTCCGAGATGACCTTCCTGACGGCGTTGCGCACGGCGGCGATGTCGGCGGTGGCGGCCAAGCACCTCGCGCCCAAGAACGCCGCGACCATGGCGATCATCGGCAACGGTGCGCAGTCCGAATTCCAGGCATTCGCCTTCCGCGCGATCCTCGGCATCGAGAACCTGCGCCTCTATGACGTCGATCCGGCCGCGACCGAGAAATGCGCCCGCAACCTTGCCCGACACGGCTTCAAGATCACGCGCTGCGCCACGGCGATGGAGGCGGTCGAAGGCGCCGATATCGTCACCACCGTGACCGCCGACAAGCAGTACGCGACGATTCTGACCGACAACATGGTCGGCGCCGGCATCCACATCAACGCGGTCGGCGGCGACTGCCCCGGCAAGACCGAGATCCACCGCGACGTGCTGCTGCGCTCGTCGATCTTCGTCGAATATCCGCCGCAGACCCGCATCGAGGGCGACATCCAGCAGCTCGACGCCGATCACCCGGTCGAGGAACTCTGGAAGGTCATCACTGGGGCGGCGCAGGGCCGCACTGATGCGCGCCAGATCACGATGTTCGATTCGGTCGGCTTCGCGATCGAGGATTTCTCGGCGCTGCGCTATGTCTATGAGCGCATCCGCGAGGCCGGCACCTATGCCGAACTCGACTTGATCGCCGACCCGGACGATTCCCGCGATCTCTTCGGCATGCTGATGCGCGCCGCGCCGGGTGCTGCTGCGGCCGCCTGA
- a CDS encoding putative membrane protein YeiH (Evidence 3 : Putative function from multiple computational evidences) gives MSSYAPQNLAKPAPTASGTAWLAIGPGLLLAGMIAATGFALRQVPGLGAFSPMILAILIGIGFHNLVGTPAAAKAGVAFAMRKVLRFAIILLGLQLTVAQVLAVGLSGIAVIVATLVATFLFTTWLGRRIGVERKLAELIAAGTSICGASAVIATNTVTQAPDEDVAYAVACVTVFGSIAMFAYPLLPGLLHLDAHAYGLWTGASIHEIAQVVAAAFQGGQQAGEFGTVAKLSRVMMLAPVVITLGLMAARRARGNGDAGAQAKAPMPWFVLGFIAMVGLNSLVTIPSEAKAGIVTATSFLLSMALAAMGLETDIGKLKAKGLRPLLLGLAAFLFIAGFSLLLVKLAA, from the coding sequence ATGTCCTCTTACGCCCCGCAGAATCTCGCGAAGCCCGCCCCCACGGCATCCGGCACCGCATGGCTCGCCATCGGCCCCGGCCTGCTGCTCGCCGGCATGATCGCGGCGACCGGCTTCGCCCTGCGACAAGTGCCTGGGCTTGGCGCCTTCAGCCCGATGATCCTCGCCATCCTGATCGGCATCGGCTTCCACAACCTCGTCGGCACGCCGGCAGCGGCCAAAGCCGGCGTCGCCTTCGCCATGCGCAAGGTGTTGCGCTTCGCCATCATCCTGCTCGGCCTGCAGCTCACCGTGGCGCAGGTGCTGGCGGTGGGGTTGAGTGGCATCGCCGTGATCGTCGCGACGCTCGTCGCCACCTTCCTGTTCACCACCTGGCTCGGCCGGCGGATCGGCGTCGAGCGCAAGCTCGCCGAGCTGATCGCGGCCGGCACCTCGATCTGCGGCGCCTCGGCGGTGATCGCGACCAATACCGTCACGCAAGCACCCGACGAGGACGTGGCCTATGCCGTGGCCTGCGTCACCGTCTTCGGCTCGATCGCGATGTTCGCCTATCCGCTGCTGCCGGGACTGCTGCATCTCGACGCCCACGCCTATGGGCTGTGGACGGGCGCCTCGATCCACGAGATCGCGCAGGTCGTCGCGGCCGCCTTCCAGGGCGGGCAACAAGCCGGCGAGTTCGGCACCGTCGCCAAGCTGTCGCGGGTGATGATGCTCGCCCCGGTCGTGATCACGCTCGGACTGATGGCGGCGCGCCGCGCCCGTGGCAACGGCGATGCCGGAGCGCAGGCCAAGGCGCCGATGCCCTGGTTCGTGCTCGGCTTCATCGCGATGGTCGGGCTCAACAGCCTCGTCACCATCCCCAGCGAGGCCAAGGCGGGCATCGTCACAGCGACCAGCTTCCTGCTCTCGATGGCGCTGGCCGCGATGGGGCTGGAGACTGATATCGGCAAGCTCAAGGCCAAGGGCCTGCGCCCGCTCCTGCTCGGCCTCGCCGCCTTCCTGTTCATCGCGGGCTTCAGCCTTCTGCTGGTGAAGCTCGCCGCGTAA
- a CDS encoding LysR family transcriptional regulator YeiE, which translates to MTLEQLRIFVAVAEREHLTQGSRALNLTQSAVSSAIATLEARYATKLFDRIGRRIALTEAGRLFLTEARAVLARAAAAEAVLSDLSGLARGSLALMASQTVANYWLPPLIQRFRLEHPGIAVTLAIGNTETVSAAIHDGAADLGFIEGEIDDPALAITAVAEDELVIVAPASHRWAQTPPSTTELKQGAWVLREPGSGTRAMFEAALPGLGLTTADLAIALELPSNEAVCAAVSAGAGTTAISRLVAANAIAAGRLATVALPLPKRRFLALRHKERYLAKAAAAFLALSPMD; encoded by the coding sequence ATGACGCTCGAACAGCTCCGCATCTTCGTCGCCGTCGCCGAACGGGAACACCTGACGCAAGGCTCCCGCGCCCTCAATCTCACGCAATCGGCGGTAAGCTCCGCGATCGCGACGCTGGAAGCGCGCTACGCAACCAAGCTGTTCGACCGGATCGGCCGGCGCATCGCGCTGACCGAGGCCGGCCGCCTCTTCCTCACCGAGGCGCGCGCCGTGCTGGCGCGGGCTGCGGCGGCGGAAGCGGTGCTCTCCGACCTTTCGGGGCTGGCGCGCGGCTCGCTCGCCCTGATGGCGAGCCAGACCGTGGCGAACTACTGGCTGCCGCCGCTGATCCAGCGCTTTCGCCTGGAGCACCCCGGCATCGCGGTCACACTCGCGATCGGCAACACCGAGACGGTCAGCGCCGCCATCCATGACGGCGCGGCCGATCTCGGCTTCATCGAGGGCGAGATCGACGACCCGGCGCTGGCGATCACCGCCGTCGCCGAGGACGAACTCGTCATCGTCGCGCCGGCCAGCCATCGCTGGGCGCAGACGCCCCCCTCCACCACCGAGCTGAAACAGGGCGCGTGGGTGCTGCGCGAGCCGGGCTCGGGCACGCGCGCCATGTTCGAGGCGGCCCTGCCGGGGCTGGGCCTCACCACGGCGGACCTCGCCATCGCGCTGGAGCTGCCATCGAATGAGGCGGTTTGTGCGGCCGTCTCTGCGGGTGCCGGCACGACAGCGATTTCGCGCCTCGTCGCCGCCAACGCCATCGCGGCCGGGCGGCTTGCCACCGTGGCGTTGCCGCTGCCGAAACGGCGCTTCCTCGCGCTGCGCCACAAGGAACGCTACCTCGCCAAGGCGGCAGCGGCGTTCCTCGCGCTCAGTCCGATGGATTAG
- a CDS encoding AsnC family transcriptional regulator, protein MDDIDRRLITLLRHDGRRSISDLAADLGLTRATVRARLEKLEQSGEIIGFTVILRSDAIDLPVRGITMIEIAGQAADSVTTALSGFSEVSSIHTTNGNWDLVVELGTSDLIAFDQVLRRIRLIPGVTNSETSLLLATPRSVKARL, encoded by the coding sequence ATGGATGACATCGATCGCAGGCTCATCACCCTGTTGCGCCATGACGGGCGCCGCAGCATCTCGGACCTCGCAGCCGATCTCGGCCTGACGCGGGCGACCGTTCGCGCGCGGCTGGAGAAGCTGGAACAATCGGGCGAGATCATCGGCTTCACCGTGATCCTGCGCTCGGACGCGATCGACCTGCCGGTGCGCGGCATCACCATGATCGAAATCGCCGGCCAGGCCGCGGATTCGGTCACCACGGCGCTCAGCGGCTTCAGCGAAGTCTCCAGCATCCACACCACCAACGGCAACTGGGACCTCGTCGTGGAACTCGGCACCTCCGACCTGATCGCCTTCGACCAGGTGCTCAGGCGCATCCGCCTGATCCCCGGCGTCACCAACAGCGAAACCAGCCTGCTGCTGGCGACGCCGCGCAGCGTCAAGGCGCGGCTCTAG